TGCCTGGAAAACCGCCAGTCTGGCAGCACTGTAGTTCAGCATTTCAGGGGTGCCCGATTCCTTTTTTGTATCCAATAAGAAATGGCACTAGAGAAGCGCAGCCAATTATGAGCACATGTTGCCTTACGTGTATTTAGCAAGCCAATCATTGAATAAAAAGCGCAAAATCGAAATACGTTATCAACTAGCCAATAGAAAGCGCGTTTAGATCAGCTACTGTGTGATTGGTCACTGTGTTTGCGTGCAGCGCGTAGAAACCGACAACAGACATGGCGGATGGTGAGTAGTGTGGGCAGTGAGTttgtgtaaataattaattttattaaagttAAACGGAATATTCCGTTTGCATATAAACCATTTTTAAGTGTTAAATGAATCTGTTTATGGTGCGTGTGTTAAGTAAGTTTAGCAGACTTGATATGTATTTGATTTCGAGCCGAGCCATAGCGAACCGGCATTGCTTATTGTTGTCAAGGGAAAAAGTGCGTGTGTGCTGCTATATCATGAGGAGCCAGGGTACGTCGTTTAAAATGTAGCATAGTTTTCAGAGGATTCCTATAGTAGGTAGAAATGGCCTAactaatgtttgtgtgtgtaaaattTTGCAACCACAAatatcaatgaactgtatacagCAACAAGACTAGTGCCCTGCTTAACTAAGTATTGCACAGTCAAACTTTGCTATAGAGTGCACacatagttttaaatgtaaaaatcaccTGTAAACCTCCTTACCtacaatacctaagctaaagtacattattaacgtatttttgttaaatgaagCAAAAAAACTGATTTCACTGGCCAGATCCAATCACTTTCTGCCCAATCCCCTGCTAAATCTAACAAGTATAACGATTTACAGTGCTGTTATGTCATAAAGTGATAGGCAAAACTGTAATATTCAGGAATAATAGGTTGTTAAATCTTTACTTTGCTCCACTGAATGAACTAAAAACAGTAGTGGGTTATACatatttttcatgtgtttttcaGTCAGAAACAGTATAAGTAAACatcacttttttgtattttttttaaatcccttttattGTAGTTTCTGCACGgtaaataaaatggcaaaaaacacattttcataaagtaataaaattacttttgtttactTGTGCATTTTTTAGATGGATATGCAAGTGAAATctcaaatttaacttaaactttaaaaaaaataaatgtagaaaaggggtgcattgtaaaaaaaaaaaaaaaaaaaaaaaaaaaaaaaaaaccctcagttttgttttttgtttattactgtcCTCATAATAGAAAATAGgatcacagtaaaacaaaacgTTGACACTATACGTAACATTTACCTTCCAAGTTGGGCCTGTTCGGAAAGGGAGAAGCATTTTCAAGTAATGTACGGGCATCTGTATCCCCTGATTCTGACTCGCTTGTCCAATCTGAAGAAGCAATTTATTTTGTTGATCCTGCTTTTTATGTTCATCCCTACTGTCACACACATCACATTCCTTTAGAAACTAGTACAAATTCTAACAAGGTGGTAAACCAATGCAAGGCAAAACATgttataattatttctaatatttctCAACAATGTAATTTaccagtcaatctttatttttatatagtgtctttcatagtggaccagcgTCACAAAGCGcattacaagatacagtaaaattttaaaaaatttcagagtacactaaatacagtgaaaaacaaagcataatacattaaatacaagactaggatgtgaattctaaaacATTGTAGATGAGTATTTCATATAGAATCATAAGAAGATACAGTGAAAGATCAGAAGTAGCAGAGACATAAtggctaataacagatatcaggcttaaagagcatagaaagcaagagagaataAGTAGGtcctgagagttgatttaaagcgagcgatggtgggagcatcacgcaccagaGCTGGGATTGATTTCCAGTCGGAGCCATGatgctaaatgagcgttctccaagtgtggtgcacttttactTGGGGAtagcaagcaggccagagtcagaggacctcagcttgcgggcatgGACATAACCGTTCAGTAGGTTGaagaggtacttgggacctgtgtgatgaagggcattgtaggtgagcaggaaaattttgaaagtaatcctgaactttacaggtagccagagcggctgggcaagacaggggggtgatgtgttcacattttttacatctggtaagaatcctggcagtggcattctgaactagctgcagttggttgaTGGCGCGTGCTGGAAAACCACCATAGACAGAGTTGCAGTTGTCGAGGGGAGACAAACCCATGACAGTATCTttgcatccgggagggaaaggtagggacgaactttggagatgtttcgaaggtcgtagaaggaagatttgaccacagatgagacatgggcatcaaaggagaggttgctgtccagGAATACACCCTTTACGGGGAACACTGACTTGGATGTTTGCCTTCAAATTAATTTGCAGCAGTGGTTGTtcaaatattcagatagtttctctaAACTAGTAATGAAAATATTCTTACTctatgctgctgtttttttaatgttgcactgctaaagtcttctctggTTGAgtaaccaatgagcactgacacaaagcaaaatgggcAGAAATGTGTGACGTTGGCTAAAATGAAATCCGATCAGAATGAAAGCTaagccaatcaacatgcagttaTTATATTGGCAGGAATGCTGTCCATTAGGATCTAACAAACAAAAGCAGTATGAGGAATGATTCACAATGCAAGCAGCATGGACTGTGCTGAATGAAATCTAGGTAGGGCCGCCAATTAAGATAAGGTTCGAGAGAGCAGTTGTAAAGCAGATAAAATAAGTCCCGATACTGAGTACTGGCAGAATTTCACTCCAGTCTATAACACCCCTGGTCCACACATCACTTTTTATTTCTTGTATCAgttttaatttctagaaattaaatgttaatacagtagtttaaaacataattgtttttcttttctttctgtagaCCATACTGATGCTGAACAAAGCCTGGAAGGGCATACACCAGTAAGTTCAAATAAAAATTGGATGAAACTGTTAACATAGTAGATAGCTGGTGTTCTTCACCaacctcattttgttttttaggttGCAGATAACCCACATGCAGAATATGGTCTTACAGAAAATGCACAGGTAGCTAACATTTTAACTAACAATTAATGTTTGCATGATAAGTTATTTAAATTCAACCATGTTACAAATTCATTATTATAACTTTTCAGAGAATAGTTGAAAATGAGAAGACAAGTGCAGAAAAGGTCTCGAAACAGAAAGTGGATCTCCAGTCCCTTCCCACGCGTGCATACCTGGACCAGACTGTTGTGCCCATTCTTCTACAAGGACTCTCTGTGTTGTCAAAAGAAAGGTAAGTTGTTGTTCTGATTAAAACATAATTAGAATGGAATATTATATGTTTTGGTGTCTTGTGAATGCCAACTACCTTCTGGTCTACAAAATGATACTAAGTCTAATTAGTCCAGCTGAATGTAAAATTATGCAAAATCAACTagacaaaaaaagttaatacGTTTGTCTTTTATAACCTCGGAAAAGGCACTTAATAAGAACACTTATCAACTTATAATTAAGGTTCGCATATCATGAGGTATTGTGTTTTAACCCTTCTGCTATGGTGAACATTACCTGCTGTgggtctgactgacataacttGACTTTAGGCTTCTGTATATCCACCAAAAGTATACTGTATTGTTTCTTTCTACACAAATGAGAGTCTGAAGATTAAGAGAATAATGTTTTCACTCTGAAATACACCCTACAATTGCCTAGTTTTGAATGTAAAACatcaggtttaaaatgtacttaaattaatttttcttttagcaATTGCAATTTAGCaagtgtaatttagtgatctGCTACCTAAAATTTGTAAAAGGATCCTCAGGAACCAGGATCAGAAAGAATTTTATAAATACCGTGTCTGGTTTGGCtgttacaccaaattgtttgatggATGCGTGATGTGAAGAAGTTCACCATCAGATAGATCTGTCAGCtcaacatcttttaaaaaataaaaaatatatatatatatttcgggTCGGTTAAGCATTCTTGGCAATTTAGTAtgctctccagtaatgttgtgctTCAATCATGGTAATCAAAACCTAAGACACTAAAATGCTGCACCTCGTAATAAAAGGTATCTATTGGCTTGGGGCTTTagcaaaatgcattttgattggggAGTCATCCCTGAagttcattttataaatatttcactacagttcatatttatttatttatttatgggtaTATAAACATTTTGGACGATTTAGTATGTTTTCTGGTAAGCTTGTACTCTCCGACAGAAAACAAAAGACTAAAACTCACTGGTCTACCTTTCTGtccatttaacttattttcatttgaaagtatataaaaccTTCCCTGATTAGTTATTGGAGCCTTTGGAGATGTCAGTCATTTGGTAAGCAACCAATggttgtttaacactagaaccccACGCGGGTCAGTGTGACCCATACatgtttaaactgctttgttataaaaatgaaagacatactatcggatacaactgaaaaggtttattcatgaacatcatatttAACATATGCAAAGCAGAAACACCAtaattaaatggaaaatgaaacataaggctttatttttaaaatgagcgcatatacagaaTGACTACAGACagtgaaaacatttaataaaatacacatttcaaaagaaattgaatgtacatatacctgtgtacaggtgtaaacgggtatctgtacacacaaaactataaaaccaaaatcattgtttctaatactacataaaaaaaaaaaaaataacactacttccggtatgacggctgcattgtacgttatggaggagcgtacgtgtctgccagctgactgtgcctgcatccaggagctgtgttgtaaacacagacgcagttccttTGAACACTGTtctgtaaactggtacataccaacctgtaaaactgaaatgtttttttttttttcctaatgtaaaaaaaaaaaaaaaagaatatataacatacgtttcatattgggcacataagttgttatcctacctgtcatttcagtttgctgtattcATCTGAGTTCAGCTTGTCTTATTCcattcaaaatgactactttcaagattaaatatttccttctgatatattcccagttgcatttgtggaacaaaacgaaggattgttttctcccaggtacattgaaaaa
The Polyodon spathula isolate WHYD16114869_AA chromosome 5, ASM1765450v1, whole genome shotgun sequence DNA segment above includes these coding regions:
- the dpy30 gene encoding protein dpy-30 homolog, with amino-acid sequence MADDHTDAEQSLEGHTPVADNPHAEYGLTENAQRIVENEKTSAEKVSKQKVDLQSLPTRAYLDQTVVPILLQGLSVLSKERPPNPIEYLAAYLLKNKSQFEDRN